The following are encoded together in the Diachasmimorpha longicaudata isolate KC_UGA_2023 chromosome 3, iyDiaLong2, whole genome shotgun sequence genome:
- the LOC135160799 gene encoding uncharacterized protein LOC135160799 isoform X1, whose product MRYIITATTMMFDKSYIFFAYILALVSGEPVRKGLIQNAVDFCAMERGFPANKYENFVSNYMNVELDDCVAACAMRRLGTMSDSGTFTGEEAKNLMVKSEAEVNEDAEMDAAIDSCAKMYGDGPDPCTTVRNLQACYKILFVQIQGNHWSINGFVNQALLLTFENYPDSYPGGKGGASVNNTEVVLKLLP is encoded by the exons ATGAGATACATAATTACAGCAACCACGATGATGTTCGACAAAAGTTACATTTTCTTTGCTTATATATTGGCCCTCGTT aGCGGTGAACCTGTGAGAAAAGGGCTGATTCAGAATGCTGTAGACTTTTGTGCGATGGAACGTGGCTTCCCAGCAAATAAATACGAGAACTTTGTTTCCAATTATATGAACGTGGAATTGGACGATTGTGTGGCAGCATGTGCTATGAGAAGATTAGGAACA ATGTCTGACAGTGGAACCTTCACGGGCGAGGAAGCTAAGAACTTGATGGTCAAATCAGAAGCTGAGGTAAATGAAGATGCCGAAATGGATGCGGCGATCGACAGCTGTGCAAAGATGT ATGGAGACGGCCCAGACCCATGCACCACTGTCAGGAACTTGCAAGCCTGTTACAAAATCCTCTTCGTCCAAATCCAGGGCAATCATTGGTCGATCAATGGCTTCGTAAATCAGGCTCTACTattgacttttgaaaattaccCCGATTCTTATCCGGGTGGAAAAGGAGGAGCGTCGGTGAATAATACGGAAGTCGTTTTGAAACTTCTGCCAtga
- the LOC135160799 gene encoding uncharacterized protein LOC135160799 isoform X2, translating to MNNWATTMMFDKSYIFFAYILALVSGEPVRKGLIQNAVDFCAMERGFPANKYENFVSNYMNVELDDCVAACAMRRLGTMSDSGTFTGEEAKNLMVKSEAEVNEDAEMDAAIDSCAKMYGDGPDPCTTVRNLQACYKILFVQIQGNHWSINGFVNQALLLTFENYPDSYPGGKGGASVNNTEVVLKLLP from the exons ATGAACAACTGGG CAACCACGATGATGTTCGACAAAAGTTACATTTTCTTTGCTTATATATTGGCCCTCGTT aGCGGTGAACCTGTGAGAAAAGGGCTGATTCAGAATGCTGTAGACTTTTGTGCGATGGAACGTGGCTTCCCAGCAAATAAATACGAGAACTTTGTTTCCAATTATATGAACGTGGAATTGGACGATTGTGTGGCAGCATGTGCTATGAGAAGATTAGGAACA ATGTCTGACAGTGGAACCTTCACGGGCGAGGAAGCTAAGAACTTGATGGTCAAATCAGAAGCTGAGGTAAATGAAGATGCCGAAATGGATGCGGCGATCGACAGCTGTGCAAAGATGT ATGGAGACGGCCCAGACCCATGCACCACTGTCAGGAACTTGCAAGCCTGTTACAAAATCCTCTTCGTCCAAATCCAGGGCAATCATTGGTCGATCAATGGCTTCGTAAATCAGGCTCTACTattgacttttgaaaattaccCCGATTCTTATCCGGGTGGAAAAGGAGGAGCGTCGGTGAATAATACGGAAGTCGTTTTGAAACTTCTGCCAtga